In the genome of Longimicrobiaceae bacterium, the window CTGGCTCGCCCCGCTGCTGGCCAAGGCCGCGGCGGGCGTGTCCTGACATCAGCAGCCAACCTGACGATGTGCTGACCACATCATGACCAAGTAGGCGTCGATCCACATGACAGGACTTGTGCGCGCACCGCTGTCCATCCGTCTCGCTGCTCGCGATGATGTCAGCGAGATTGCACGTCTCCTCACCGAGCTGGGCCATCCGACCGATGCGTGTGCTGCCGATGAGCTCTGGGACGAGTGGTCCGCGTCGGGAAATGCTGCGGTCGTGGCTGCCGCTCCAGAGGGCGGCCTCTCCGGGGTAGCGACACTGCACCGGATGGTGGTTCTGCACCGGCCAAAGCCCGTCGGGCGCATTACCGCGCTGGTGGTGGATCCCGGCGTGCGAGGCCAAGGAATCGGCCGCGCACTCGTGGCCGCGGCGGAAGATTGGCTCACGCGTGCCGGCTGCGGGCTGCTGGAGATCACGAGTAATCTTCGGCTCGTGGAGGCCCATGCCTTCTACGAGCATATCGGCTATGAACGTACCAGTATCCGCCTCGCCAAGCCGCTGACGTATCCGTCAGCTTGAACTCGGCTGCGGGCGTGCCGGACCTGGTCGCTTGTCGTGAAGCTCGCAT includes:
- a CDS encoding GNAT family N-acetyltransferase, which gives rise to MTGLVRAPLSIRLAARDDVSEIARLLTELGHPTDACAADELWDEWSASGNAAVVAAAPEGGLSGVATLHRMVVLHRPKPVGRITALVVDPGVRGQGIGRALVAAAEDWLTRAGCGLLEITSNLRLVEAHAFYEHIGYERTSIRLAKPLTYPSA